The region cggggtcagatatactgagatgagtttataccactatttacatttatcaagtggaaaacctttaaaaccgtttaaaacatttaataacgatattacgaataatagttggaactctaatccacaattctaaataataaacataatccaatagacctggtcccgagagctgagctacaccaagttactctatttggtcccgagggctaagctcacaccgagttaccacattttcataaatatcttacccagatcattaccggtgcgcacgcagtcctaatgatgcccattaggtagcatgttccaactaagagccataatataaaaacagttcgaaatatacgtacagtatatatacttaatattaaaataacaatttacttaattaagcggtaaatagtaagtacaaactcactgcttgctaatccacgtgataaccggcaagcaactaatcctggttcgcctctgaagcacgaacagtagacgggtctagacaaataaaataattattaaaaacagactctAACTCtggagagtactagacaccacatatgactagcacaaataacacgtcggaataaaacaatccagaacaacaaaaaattacccaataggtagaaacgttcaattaatacaagtctattgagttctcgctttaaaatctaatttacaaatattatttaataaactttaaataataaatagtttCCAAATAGtcggttagccgagttaccaataactaccaagctaacctcacttgtcgggtgacccaagtctaacccgactcaaaacgtttatcaaatataaacccgagtttatatttataaaaataatcggTAATATAATAAaccattaaaacagaactcaataacttcgaattcaagtaaccaaacttaattaaataagttttataaaagtatagggactaaactatactttagccaatttagggactaaactgtactttagccaatttgatattcaaaatcaaattaattacttttgtttataattaaaataaaatatgaagttaCTAACTAAAActtaattgaataagtttttaaaacgttcaataatttagccaatttatgccaaattgatattcgaaattaaatatagttattataattcaaaatgaaatataagttATAACCAACCAcataataagttaaaaatacgttcaagggctaaattgaaatttagccaatttcatgccaaattgatattcttaattaaatataattatccgagtaattatattaacctaatttataaataactatcgttttcaatatttaatttataaatcaaaataaaatccaagttatcaagtaaagtttaactttaaggatttatttgatttatacaaaacaaatgaaTGATCAAAGGAACCCTTTCACCATCTCCTACAATTCAAAACTAACTTCAAACCCGCCCATCATATACAATTCATCAATCAACCATTCCTTGCTACTGAACATAATTCATTAGCCTAAATCCATCAAAATTTCATAATAACAAAGCAAACTTAACCATAATTAACCAATACCTAATCTCTTAATCAAAATCTAGTAGAAACCGTGCCCAATAAAGGAATTTCAAATCGAAAAACAATGGCAGCAAACTCAAACGAGGCGATGATAAACCGTACGACAACTTAACACAACGACATAACATAAACTCAACAATTCCGCTAACCTATCAACCAAGGATGCTAAAAACGTACAAGTAATCAAATCATGTTCCAAGACGATGAAAAGAGTCGGTAGTAACATCCTAGGCAAGAAACAGTTTATAATAACTCAAAATGGTAAACCGTAcgacgattgaaacgaggtcgattacgtaccgttttgcggaaacgagatagggaatcgaagatacgtgagtctagaacgtctgagatcaaacggaatcaatttcgatctagaaacaaATAGGAACGATAAAAAATATGGAATGCCGCTcataaaccaaaactgaaatttaatGAACGATGAATCTTACCGGAACAGCAACTTTGAAGGACGATTGCAGCAATATTTCTCAGAGAATGAACAAGGGAATgaaagtctcgaacgagaccaaccAAAttggcttggttctcgttcgagaatgcctggtctcgtacgaacTATGCCAAAAAACatgtgtctcgtacgagacctgttggtctcgtacgagacctttcttttgaatcaggtctcttttgagacctgattcaaaagtgtggttcaacccttttggttgaaccGCAAACCGAACCGAGTATCCCCAAATTCTAACTAGTCACTAATCGAACCGCAAAACCGGAAACGACTAGAAAACTACcggaaatttataaaaaaataatttaaaattttatgggatattacattctccccaactaattaaaaattcgtcctcgaatttaacacgataagcaattaacaGCAGTACAACATGTAACACAGATAAAACTCACCAAAATCacataaattcaaaatatcgtacctcacggaaaaagaaaaggatagcgattccgcatatccgactcggtatcccaagtgcactcttcgacagaatgattgcgccagagaactttgaccatcagaatctcattgttccgcaatttacgcacttgcgtatcaacaacctcaactggctgttccccatacgataactcttggtcaatatcaacgctctgaggcacaatcacgtgcgaaggatcagaaatgcacttcctcaacatagaaatatgaaacacagaatgcactaaagacatgtctggcggcagaactaGATGATAGGTGAATTTTACACCTATGTTTAGGAGTTGTTTTCGCTTGCTTTTAGTATACTTTGAAGCGCTTTTTCCCCGTTATGGTGTACTTATTATGTGTATTAGCGTTTCAGGTAAAATGAAGCAATGTGAAGTGTTTTGGGCTTAAAGAAGGAAGAAATCaagtatcgaaataggagcgaGTTGAAAGAGCAAAGAAACGAGCGAGAATTGGGCATTTAaaggaagggctcgatcgagcccttcacttataaaggaagggctcgatcgagccctatgaaGAAATGTGTCCAGAGAATTCTTAAAGgctaaggctcgatcgagccttcaCTTttaagtggatggctcgatcgagcccttaaGAAAGAAGCTCAGAATTTGAATTTCGAGACAAGACAAAACTCAAGGGCTCAATTTCCATTTTAGGCCCAACACTCCTTAGAAGGGTGTCCTATGTTTACCTCATTTGTAACCCATATAAATAACACCTTATCTTTTTTAGGGTAGAGAAAAGTTGTAGACATTTTTGATTGTTCTCTAATTTTTACCTCTTTTAGATTAGCTACCATCttcttggagattcctccattgttggagcttgattgaaagttttatttgctttgtgagaacaagatcttcatttttattacaagctacttattgtgaatcttcattatctttatgtttgtttgttctacttatttaattaaggtaATTCTTCTTACTTTAATGTTCTACTTTTCTTATTCCTCAATTGCTTGTGTTAATTTAAGTATGAGTGGCTAAACCCCCTTGTTAGGGGGTTAGTATGATGACTTAGGGTTTGATTGATTGGTTGGTTCTTAGTGTTGTATGCTTATGTTTCTCTCATATTACTTATTGcttgattaggattagctaccttAATCATGTTTATAGTTTGATTGATACACCGTgaggtggttgattagatcGACTTATAGGATTGAAAACCTAGATTTTAGAGCACCACGAGAGTGGGCTTGAACCTAGGTGGCCTTAGAGTGGAATGATTCATCGTTTGATAATGATTTAGTTTtgccttgtaacacgagagtgagcttggtgTTGATTGAATGATTAGATAGCGGTTTTGGcattccttgaggctcgagagagcgggaatgacgTTTTAGGCCTCGCTCGGTCCTTAGTAGCTTACACTTTGATCAACCATTAATGCATAACCTAGGTTGGATTACTAATCCCTTGACTTTCcccttttattgaattaaattcTTGATAATTGGTATCtctttatttgttaattgaaaTTTCAcgtttagtataattttaaattagtaatCGGATACTTGAAACTTCAACTATTTGTGtttcgctaaacgaattgaatcataactaaaattcattctcatcaattgcTCCTAATTCACTCATTGTGGGTTCGATCTCGTATTTACCGAGTATTACGagttgggtttattctcaacaCCAGATGATAAGCCacaactccaatcctctctgaaatctcgtagggaccaatatacctcggtgccaactttcccttgacaccaaaacgaaccacgcctttcataggcgaaacccgaagaaacacaaaatcaccaacatgaaactctatgtctttcctcttcggatcagcataactcttatgccgactaaaagcagtctctaacctccgtttgatcaacggtaccttctctgaggtaatctgaataatctctgctcccgagagtttacgctctccaacctactcccaacagataggagatctacacttgcgcccgtacaaagcctcatacggcgccatctcgatacttgcatggtaactgttgttgtatgAAAACCCAATCAATGGCAGATGAGCATCCCAGCTatcctgaaaatcgagaacacacatcttgagcatatcctccaacgtctgaatagtcctctcagactgaccgtcagtctgaggatgaaaagctgtactaaaatccaaccgagaacccaaggattcctgtaacgctttccagaacctcgaagtaaacacaaaACCTCTGTCTGACACAGTAGAAATTGGTACACCATACAAACtaacaatcctgtcgatgtacaactgagccaacctcgaagcaggatacgaaaccttgatcggaaggaaatgagctgactttgtcatacggtcaactatcacccagatggaatcggaCCCCTGTCGAGTatgtggtaaaccaaccacaaaatccatggcaatccgctcccacttccacgctggaataggtagtgcctgcagatagccaaaaggtctctaatgctccagcttcacctgctggcaagtcagacacttagaaacatactcagcgacatccttcttcatcccgatCCActagtaggtacccttaagatcatggtacatcttagtagaactcggatgaacactataagcagacttgtgcgcttctccCAGAATCTGGTCcttcaaaccatctgaatccggaacacacaatctcgaatcatgtctcagaacaccatccacaaaagtaaactcagaattaccgtcTTGCTGAACCTCCTCTATAATCTGTTttaactgtggatcctcagcttgtaaagctttgatccgatcaatcaaaacaggctgcacttgcaactgtgccaacaaactaccggcctgcgaaacctgaaaaccatagcccgaagctatcaaaccgtgccactctctaaccacgGGTCTACACCaaacctcagaaatatgagccaaactgcccgaagacttgcgaatcaacgcatcggctaccacatttgccttaccaggatggtactgaatagtacagtcgtagtctttcaacaattctagccacctcctctgtctcaagttcaactccctctgatcaaagatatatttcagactcttatgatcagtgaaaatctcacaagtagcaccatacaaataatgcctccaactCTTCTGCGCAAAAGACCACaactgccaactctaaatcatgagtagggtaatttacctcatgcttcttcaactttctggaagcataggcaatcacctgtccatgttgcatcagaacgcaacccaaaccaatctgagactcatcacaatacactgtgaaaccgtcaatgccagaaggcaatgccaaaactggaactgtagtcaaaatctccttgagcttctcaaagctcgcttcgcacttgtcagtccactcaaacttaacacccttatGTGTCAGTTTATttaacggtgcagatattctggagaaatcttgcacgaaccgacgatagtaaccagctaaactaagaaaacttatgatctcggtaactgatcTCGGCCtatgccaatccataaccgcctcaatcttcttcggatcaaccttgatcccatctttagacaccacgtgtcctagaaaggtaacctgatccaaccagaactcacattttgagaacttagcatacaactgatgctcacgcaacgtatgtagtatagtcctcaaatggtaagcatgctcctcctcactccgagaatagatcaaaatgtcatcaatgaaaacgataacgaattgatctaaaaacggcttgaacactctgttcatcatatccataaacactgctggtgcgtttgtcagaccaaaggacataaccagaaactaaaaatgtccataccgcgtccgaaaagtagtcttaggcacatctacatcacgcatccgaagttgatgatacccagacctcaaatcaatcttacAGTAACACTTTGCACCTTGCAACtagtcaaacagatcatcgatacgaggaagaggatatctgttcttgacattaaccttgttcaactgtgtgtagtcgatacacagtcgaaaggaaccgtctttcttcttcacaaacagaccTGGAGCACCCCATTGAGAAGTACTCAGTCTGATGAAcccactatccaacaactcttgtaactggtccttcaactccttcaactatgcaggagccatccgatacggcggtattgaaatcggagctgttccagaaaccacatcaatgcaaaactcaatgtcacgatcaggtggtaatcaaggcaattcctctggaaatacatctgtgaactcactcacaatcggcacactatgcatatcactaacttctgcttccacatctcgaaccacaacaagaaaaccctggcaacccttgcctaataTCCGCTTctccttgatggcggaaatcaaattcttaggtgtctccgccttttctccctgaaaggaaaaaggtagatcacctggaatcctaaactcgactgacttccctcgacagtcaatagaagcataatggcgcgacagccaatccatccccaaaatcacgtcaaaagaaagcacgtcaagCAAAACCAAATCAGCACCTAACTCTCTACCATGTATAAcaacaggacaagaaggatataCAAAATCCAccactacaccttcagacataggtgtagacacaggtAGAGGTTCACTAAAAGAAGACGGTGCAATACCCAACTTATCAGCAAATTAATATTCTtaactaaatataattacccgagtaattatattaacttaatttataaataactatcgttttcaatatttaatttataaatcaaaataaaatccaagttattaagtaaagtttaactttaaggatttatttgatttatacaaaacaaatgaaTGATCAAAGGAACCCTTTCACCATCTCCTACAATTCAAAACTAACTTCAAACTCGCCCATCATATACAATTCATCAATCAACCATTCCTTGCTACTGAACATAATTCATTAGCCTAAATCCATCAAAATTTCATAATAACAAAGCAACCTTAACCAATTAACCAATACCAAATCTCTTAATCAAGATCTAGTAGAAATCGTAACACAATAAAGGAATTTCAAATCGAAAAACAATGGCAGCAAACTCAAACGAGGCAACGATAAACCGTACGGTAATTTAGCACAACGACATAACATAAACTCAACAATTCCGCTAACCTATCAACCAAGGATGCTAAAAACGTACAAGTAATCAAATCATGTCCCAAGACGATGAAAAGAGTCGGCAGTAACATCCTAGGCAAGAAACAgtttataataattcaaaacagTAAACCGTTTatggcgattgaaacgaggtcgattacgtaccgttttgcggaaacgagatagagaatcgaagatacgtgagtctagaacgtctgagatcaaacagaatcaatttcgatctagaaacgaataagaacaatcaaaaatacggaatgccgctcataaaccaaaactgaaatttaatGAACGATGAATCTTACCGGAACAGAAAATTTGAGGGACGATTGCAGCAATATTTCTTAGAGAATGAACAAGGGAATGAAGGCTAGGGTTTGTCTGTAGTATGGGGAAAAGATTAGGGTAGAAAGTtacgtatttaagtaggtcgattaggtTAGAAACGAAAGACGAAGCCGCCCTCTCCCTTGGTAAAACAAGTCTCGAATGAGACCAGCCAAATTGGCTTGGTTTTCGTTcgagaatgcctggtctcgtacgagaccaggccaaAAAAcatgggtctcgtacgagacctttcttttgaatcaggtctcttttgaggCCTGATTCAAAATTCTGGTTCAgcccttttggttgaaccacaaaccgaaCCGAGTATCCCCAAATTCTAACTAGTCACGAATCAAACCGCAAAACCGGAAACGACTAGAAAACTACcggaaatatataaaaaaaataacttaaaattttacgaGATATTACaattcgctccatgttccagTTTTTGATGATGGTTGCCACCACCAGAGCATCACTATGAGATGCTTTCACATGCTCGTAGTCTTCGGCATCAAAGATCACCggtggcatgtgagtttctctgaTATTCATCACATCTCTTCTTTGTTTTCTCCTGATGGTTGAGCTGCTGTGACCTCCTCCATTGAttatgtgtatggttcccagaattttggatgacctctcttcttccttttcttttcctttgtaGTCTCTACTCCTCTTTTCGCCTTTATCGCTGCTTTTCGTTTTATGAGCTATGAATTCCTCAGCTCGCCTGCATCTGTCATTCTTTCTATCTCCACTTTTAGATCTCGGCACTCATCCGTTTCGTGCCCATAATCTTCATGAAACTTGCAGTACTTCCTTGTGTCTCTGACCTCAGCTTTCATTTTTGgcggccataccacgtttttgacattttctttgatccacatgagcaCGTTGGTTCGGCTGGTGTTCAGTGGTGTATAATTCCGCTCCTAGTCTTGGGGGTCGTATCTCGGTTCATATCTTCCTTGGGGGGCGAATCGCCTGCTTTCTTCAGGTCTTCCTCGCCTGTCTTCCGATCTCAATTTGAATTTctccttttctttcttttcttttgagtCCTTTCCTTTTGCTTCTTTTCCTCTAATAGTTTTTCGTCCTTCatctaactcgaagtatttctgggctatGGCCATCAAGTTCGAAAACGTGGTCGGTTTGTTGATTAGTAATTTATCAACCAATTTTCTGAATAGCGTTCCTTCTCTTAATGTTTCggtcgccatgtcgacgttcaggttgtctatTTTCATAGCTTGCTTATTGAATCTTTTGATGCAGCTCCTCAGTGTTTCTCCCTCTTGTTGGATACATGATCTCAAGATACTGGTGGTTGTTTTAACAGGTATGTTAGTGAGATACCTGTTAAGGAACTCTGTTGATAGTGCGGCGAAACTCTTGATCGATCCCGGTTTGAGTTTATTATACCACCTTTGGGTGGTTCCTGTCAGAGTGGTCGGGAATACCCGACACAGGATCGCATTAGTGACACTCAAGAGTCCCATAGTTGCAGTAAATCTGGACGTGTGGTCCCTTGGGTCT is a window of Mercurialis annua linkage group LG2, ddMerAnnu1.2, whole genome shotgun sequence DNA encoding:
- the LOC126668631 gene encoding uncharacterized protein LOC126668631, which produces MEETIPDNMKLPNLPTFNGEEDPRDHTSRFTATMGLLSVTNAILCRVFPTTLTGTTQRWYNKLKPGSIKSFAALSTEFLNRYLTNIPVKTTTSILRSCIQQEGETLRSCIKRFNKQAMKIDNLNVDMATETLREGTLFRKLVDKLLINKPTTFSNLMAIAQKYFELDEGRKTIRGKEAKGKDSKEKKEKEKFKLRSEDRRGRPEESRRFAPQGRYEPRYDPQD